One region of Acidovorax sp. T1 genomic DNA includes:
- the rpoH gene encoding RNA polymerase sigma factor RpoH, giving the protein MTFPSGTATTTLAPANPWALVPPLGNLDAYISAVNRLPLLTHEEEQTYARQLRDNNDVDAAGRLVMSHLRLVVSIARQYLGYGLPHGDLIQEGNVGLMKAVKRFDPDQGVRLVSYAMHWIKAEIHEYILKNWRMVKVATTKAQRKLFFNLRSMKQGFKADAAAADAGTHRDTLSDHEIDSVAAQLNVKREEVIEMETRMAGGDVLLDPAPSDDGEQAFGPIAYLADASHEPTAMIESRQRDELATDGIATALASLDERSRRIVEERWLKVNDDGSGGMTLHDLAAVYGVSAERIRQIEVAAMKKMKTALADYA; this is encoded by the coding sequence ATGACATTTCCATCTGGAACCGCAACGACGACTTTGGCCCCCGCCAATCCATGGGCGCTGGTGCCGCCCTTGGGCAACTTGGATGCCTATATTTCGGCCGTCAACCGCCTGCCCCTGCTCACCCACGAGGAAGAGCAAACCTATGCGCGCCAGCTGCGCGATAACAACGATGTGGACGCCGCCGGCCGGCTGGTGATGTCGCACCTGCGCCTGGTGGTGTCGATTGCGCGCCAGTATCTTGGCTACGGCTTGCCCCATGGCGACCTGATCCAGGAAGGCAACGTGGGCCTGATGAAGGCGGTCAAGCGTTTCGACCCCGACCAGGGCGTGCGCCTGGTGAGCTACGCCATGCACTGGATCAAGGCTGAGATCCACGAATACATCTTGAAGAACTGGCGCATGGTGAAGGTGGCCACCACCAAGGCGCAGCGCAAGCTGTTCTTCAATCTGCGCTCCATGAAGCAGGGTTTCAAGGCCGATGCGGCAGCGGCCGATGCCGGCACGCACCGCGACACGCTGTCGGACCACGAGATCGACTCGGTCGCGGCGCAGCTCAACGTCAAGCGCGAAGAAGTCATCGAGATGGAAACCCGCATGGCGGGCGGCGATGTGCTGCTGGACCCCGCCCCATCGGACGATGGCGAGCAGGCCTTTGGCCCCATTGCCTACCTGGCCGATGCCTCGCACGAGCCCACGGCGATGATCGAGTCGCGCCAGCGCGATGAACTGGCCACCGATGGCATTGCCACGGCACTGGCCAGCCTGGACGAGCGCAGCCGCCGCATCGTGGAAGAGCGCTGGCTCAAGGTCAACGACGATGGCAGCGGCGGCATGACGCTGCATGACCTGGCCGCCGTTTATGGCGTGAGCGCCGAGCGCATTCGCCAGATCGAAGTGGCCGCCATGAAGAAAATGAAAACCGCGCTGGCCGACTACGCCTGA
- a CDS encoding Bug family tripartite tricarboxylate transporter substrate binding protein, with protein MTPSPLRRAALVLALAAACSPALAQSTAALPIPATPGWPTKPVKLVVGFPGGSSPDLVARTLAEPLAQALGQPVIVENKVGAGGNIAADAVAKATDGHTLGVMINGNLTIARLINPRINYDPLKDLAPISLIATAPLALAAPANAPGATAQAFFAAARASGDRWSYGTPGVGTVAHIGMELLKAKAGIHPVHVPYPGNPQVINAIIGGQIELALLPPAMAAAQARAGKLRVLGVTSSGRSTLVPEVPSLAEAGVKDFNLEIWNAVAAPRSLPKPVVARLSALFSEIARSPEVRDKLFQQGWQVTGTTAEGLSQRIQTDARVLGAVISAQKIKAE; from the coding sequence ATGACCCCGTCCCCCTTGCGTCGCGCAGCGCTGGTGCTGGCCCTCGCCGCTGCTTGCAGCCCGGCCCTGGCCCAATCCACTGCGGCCCTTCCCATCCCGGCGACACCGGGCTGGCCCACCAAGCCGGTAAAGCTGGTGGTGGGTTTTCCGGGCGGGTCGTCGCCCGACCTGGTGGCGCGCACCCTGGCCGAGCCGCTGGCCCAAGCCCTGGGGCAGCCGGTGATTGTGGAAAACAAGGTGGGTGCGGGCGGCAACATCGCCGCCGACGCCGTGGCCAAGGCCACAGACGGTCACACCCTGGGCGTCATGATCAATGGCAACCTGACGATTGCCCGGCTCATCAACCCCCGAATCAACTACGACCCGCTCAAGGACCTGGCCCCCATCAGCCTGATCGCCACGGCCCCGCTGGCCCTCGCCGCACCAGCCAACGCGCCGGGGGCGACCGCGCAGGCGTTTTTTGCAGCCGCGCGCGCCAGTGGCGACCGCTGGAGCTATGGCACGCCGGGCGTGGGCACGGTGGCGCACATCGGCATGGAGCTGCTCAAGGCCAAGGCCGGTATCCACCCGGTGCATGTGCCGTATCCGGGCAACCCGCAGGTCATCAACGCCATCATCGGCGGCCAGATCGAGCTGGCCCTGCTGCCCCCGGCGATGGCGGCAGCGCAGGCCCGCGCGGGCAAGCTGCGCGTGCTGGGCGTCACCTCCAGCGGGCGCAGCACCCTGGTGCCCGAAGTCCCCAGCCTGGCCGAAGCGGGCGTGAAAGACTTCAACCTCGAAATCTGGAACGCGGTGGCTGCGCCCCGGTCGCTGCCCAAACCGGTGGTGGCGCGCCTGTCGGCGCTGTTCAGCGAGATTGCCCGCAGCCCGGAGGTGCGCGACAAGCTGTTTCAGCAAGGCTGGCAGGTGACCGGCACCACGGCCGAAGGGCTGTCCCAGCGCATCCAGACCGATGCGCGCGTGCTCGGCGCGGTGATCAGCGCACAAAAGATCAAGGCCGAATAA
- a CDS encoding SCO family protein, with protein sequence MHKRNALKLIAVSALSISASAILGACSEKKTEFRGVDITGADYARDVPLTDHNGQKRSLQDFRGKVVVVFFGYTQCPDVCPTSMQELAEVKQMLGKDGDRLQGIFVTVDPERDTPEVLKAYMANFDPSFLALSGSPEQIAAVAKDFKIYFKKVDGKTATSYTMDHSAGSYVYDTAGRLRVYNRYGSGAQALGADVRALLQEAG encoded by the coding sequence ATGCACAAAAGAAACGCTCTTAAATTGATAGCTGTTAGCGCTTTATCCATCAGCGCTAGCGCCATATTGGGTGCTTGCTCTGAAAAAAAGACCGAGTTTCGCGGGGTGGACATCACCGGGGCCGACTACGCCCGCGATGTTCCGCTGACCGACCACAACGGCCAAAAGCGCAGCCTGCAGGACTTTCGCGGCAAGGTGGTGGTGGTGTTCTTTGGCTACACCCAATGCCCCGACGTGTGCCCCACCTCCATGCAGGAGCTGGCCGAGGTCAAGCAGATGCTGGGCAAGGATGGCGACCGCCTGCAGGGCATCTTCGTCACCGTGGACCCCGAGCGCGACACGCCCGAGGTGCTGAAGGCCTACATGGCCAACTTCGACCCCAGCTTTTTGGCGCTGTCGGGCAGCCCAGAGCAAATCGCCGCCGTGGCCAAGGACTTCAAGATCTACTTCAAGAAGGTCGACGGCAAGACCGCCACCAGCTACACCATGGACCATTCGGCCGGCAGCTACGTGTATGACACGGCAGGCCGCCTGCGGGTCTACAACCGCTACGGCAGCGGTGCGCAAGCCCTGGGCGCCGATGTGCGGGCGCTGCTGCAAGAAGCGGGGTAA
- the cyoE gene encoding heme o synthase has product MSVAPTLPAPSRFSQFYALTKPRVVQLIVFCALIGMVLAVPGLPTLAQLGQMALASAGVWLVAGAAAAFNCIVEQGIDAKMKRTSWRPTAKGELSNTQTLLFSALLCAAGSALLYVWVNPLTMWLTFATFVGYAVVYTVILKPLTPQNIVIGGASGAMPPVLGWAAMTGDVGPEALILFLIIFLWTPPHFWALALYRVEDYRKSGLPMLPVTHGNEFTRLQVFLYTLILFAGCLMPFIYGMSSWIYLAAAVLLSAGFCGYGFALWRNYSDALARKTFRFSLIHLSVLFAALLVDHYAL; this is encoded by the coding sequence ATGAGTGTTGCCCCCACCCTTCCCGCGCCGTCGCGCTTTTCGCAGTTTTACGCGCTGACCAAGCCGCGCGTGGTGCAGCTCATCGTGTTCTGCGCGCTGATCGGCATGGTGCTGGCCGTGCCGGGCCTGCCCACCCTGGCGCAACTGGGGCAGATGGCGCTGGCCAGTGCTGGCGTGTGGCTGGTGGCGGGCGCTGCCGCGGCCTTCAACTGCATCGTCGAGCAGGGCATTGATGCCAAGATGAAGCGCACCTCCTGGCGGCCCACGGCCAAGGGCGAGTTGTCCAACACGCAGACCCTGCTGTTTTCGGCCCTGTTGTGCGCGGCCGGCTCGGCCTTGCTGTATGTCTGGGTCAACCCGCTGACCATGTGGCTCACGTTCGCTACGTTTGTGGGCTACGCCGTTGTCTACACCGTCATCCTCAAGCCGCTGACGCCGCAGAACATCGTGATCGGCGGTGCCTCGGGCGCCATGCCGCCCGTGCTGGGCTGGGCCGCCATGACCGGTGATGTGGGCCCCGAGGCGCTGATCCTGTTCCTCATCATCTTCCTGTGGACGCCGCCGCATTTCTGGGCGCTGGCGCTGTACCGGGTGGAGGACTACCGCAAGTCGGGCCTGCCCATGCTGCCGGTCACGCATGGCAACGAGTTCACACGCCTGCAGGTTTTTCTGTACACGCTGATCCTCTTTGCGGGCTGCCTGATGCCCTTCATTTACGGCATGAGTTCGTGGATCTATCTTGCCGCGGCCGTGCTGCTGAGCGCCGGGTTCTGCGGCTACGGCTTTGCCTTGTGGCGCAATTACTCCGACGCGCTGGCGCGCAAGACCTTCCGTTTCTCCCTCATTCACCTGAGCGTGCTGTTTGCCGCGCTGCTGGTGGACCACTACGCGCTGTGA
- a CDS encoding COX15/CtaA family protein, with protein MMDTQPLYDLAPLAQLMLLGIVIALGPLAWVGWRTRGGAPGRRLQALAVLTLFLTFDLVLFGAFTRLTDSGLGCPDWPGCYGSASPVGARAEITAAQDAMPTGPVTHGKAWVEMIHRYLATGVGVLIIVLTVASWLQWRQARRGTGAPPAVNPWWPTFTLVWVCLQGAFGALTVTMKLFPAIVTLHLIGGLVLLALLCAQAVRHTQAVRGMPPAVLAAPLRWGIAITGALVALQIVLGGWVSTNYAVLACTTFPTCQGSWWPVMDFAQGFELWRPLGLLQDGSHISFAGLTAIHYAHRLMAYAVLLALAWLAWRLHRAAALRVQARWLAGLALLQLATGLSNVVLGWPLLAAVLHTGGAAALVVVLTWAAASSRAARAPFESFAPSRAPRVSA; from the coding sequence ATGATGGACACCCAACCGCTCTACGACCTGGCGCCGCTGGCGCAGCTGATGCTGCTGGGCATCGTGATCGCGCTCGGGCCGCTGGCCTGGGTGGGCTGGCGCACCCGTGGCGGCGCACCGGGGCGCCGTTTGCAGGCGTTGGCGGTGCTGACCCTGTTCCTGACCTTTGATCTGGTGCTGTTTGGTGCCTTCACCCGGCTGACGGATTCCGGCCTCGGTTGCCCCGACTGGCCAGGCTGTTATGGCAGCGCCAGCCCGGTTGGCGCGCGGGCCGAAATAACAGCGGCGCAGGACGCCATGCCCACCGGGCCCGTGACGCACGGCAAGGCCTGGGTTGAGATGATCCACCGCTACCTCGCCACCGGCGTCGGCGTGCTCATCATCGTGCTCACCGTGGCCAGCTGGTTGCAGTGGCGGCAAGCGCGGCGCGGCACCGGCGCGCCCCCGGCCGTGAACCCGTGGTGGCCCACCTTCACCCTGGTCTGGGTCTGCCTGCAGGGCGCGTTCGGCGCGCTCACGGTCACCATGAAGCTGTTTCCCGCCATCGTCACGCTGCATCTGATCGGCGGCCTCGTGCTGCTGGCGCTGCTGTGCGCGCAGGCGGTGCGCCACACCCAGGCGGTGCGGGGCATGCCGCCCGCCGTGCTGGCCGCGCCGCTGCGCTGGGGTATTGCCATTACCGGTGCGCTGGTGGCGCTGCAGATTGTGCTGGGGGGCTGGGTCAGCACCAATTACGCCGTGCTGGCCTGCACCACCTTTCCCACCTGCCAGGGCAGCTGGTGGCCCGTGATGGACTTTGCGCAGGGCTTTGAGCTGTGGCGGCCGCTCGGGCTGCTGCAGGACGGCAGCCACATCAGCTTTGCCGGCCTGACCGCCATCCACTATGCGCACCGCCTGATGGCCTATGCGGTGCTGCTGGCGCTGGCATGGCTGGCGTGGCGCCTGCACCGGGCCGCTGCGCTGCGCGTGCAGGCGCGCTGGCTGGCGGGCCTGGCGCTGCTGCAGCTGGCCACGGGCCTGAGCAACGTGGTGCTGGGCTGGCCCCTGCTGGCGGCGGTGCTGCACACGGGGGGCGCTGCCGCCCTGGTGGTGGTGCTGACCTGGGCGGCTGCGTCCAGCCGGGCCGCCCGCGCGCCATTTGAGTCTTTCGCGCCATCGCGCGCACCGAGAGTTTCCGCATGA
- a CDS encoding SCO family protein, translating to MSGSNSSDASFARAPGHSPEAGADHPLGLTVHDLPEVGSAVAHAQTTRHGRWKMLAVLLVCAAPVIASYLTYYVVRPEGRRNYGELIQPQRTLPDLATATLDGAPAKLPALKGQWLLVSVGGGACEALCQQHLYLQRQLRESVGKEKDRVDWVWLVTDAAPVPPDIAAALQKATVLRVDAPALAQWLEPAAGHALAEHLYLVDPMGNWMMRFPAGMDAAGAAKAKRDLERLLRASSSWDEAGRPGQPG from the coding sequence ATGTCTGGTTCCAACTCGTCCGACGCTTCTTTCGCCCGCGCCCCCGGCCACTCGCCTGAGGCGGGCGCAGACCATCCCCTGGGCCTCACGGTGCACGACCTGCCCGAGGTCGGCAGCGCCGTGGCCCATGCCCAGACCACCCGCCACGGGCGCTGGAAGATGCTGGCGGTGCTGCTGGTTTGCGCAGCCCCGGTCATTGCCTCGTATCTCACCTATTACGTGGTGCGACCCGAAGGCCGCCGCAATTACGGTGAGCTGATCCAGCCGCAGCGCACCTTGCCCGACCTGGCCACGGCCACGCTCGATGGCGCGCCCGCCAAGCTGCCCGCGCTCAAGGGACAGTGGCTGCTGGTGAGCGTGGGCGGCGGGGCGTGCGAAGCCCTGTGCCAGCAGCACCTGTATCTGCAGCGGCAACTGCGCGAAAGCGTGGGCAAGGAGAAAGACCGTGTGGACTGGGTCTGGCTCGTGACCGATGCAGCCCCTGTGCCGCCAGACATCGCTGCGGCCCTGCAAAAGGCCACGGTGCTGCGGGTTGATGCCCCCGCGCTGGCCCAGTGGCTCGAACCGGCTGCGGGCCACGCTCTGGCCGAACACCTTTACCTGGTGGACCCCATGGGCAACTGGATGATGCGTTTTCCTGCCGGCATGGATGCCGCCGGGGCCGCCAAGGCCAAGCGGGATCTGGAGCGGCTGCTGCGCGCATCCTCCTCCTGGGATGAGGCCGGACGGCCAGGGCAGCCCGGATGA
- a CDS encoding SURF1 family protein, protein MTPAQRAWGLRFWLITLAAVAGILVTASLGRWQLSRAAQKEALQSLLDQRVALPPLDSRQLRGQALADAGSAQDLTHRAVRLQGRWLPEHTVYLDNRQMQGRPGFFVLTPLRLEEGGAVVLVQRGWVPRNFQDRQQLPPVQTEAGVVQLEGRIAPPPSRLYEFDRSAGSLGSSRIRQNLDLAAFRAETGLALMNLSVLQTGPASGGLQRDWPVIGAGVDKHYGYAFQWFGLSSLIALLYVWFQLVRRFFRPRPRPLA, encoded by the coding sequence GTGACACCTGCCCAACGTGCCTGGGGCCTGCGTTTCTGGCTGATCACCCTGGCTGCCGTGGCCGGCATTCTCGTCACCGCTTCGCTGGGGCGATGGCAGCTGTCGCGTGCTGCGCAAAAGGAGGCCCTGCAGTCGCTGCTGGACCAGCGGGTCGCCCTGCCGCCGCTCGACAGCCGCCAGCTGCGCGGGCAGGCCCTTGCCGATGCCGGCAGTGCGCAGGACCTGACGCACCGCGCCGTGCGGCTGCAAGGGCGCTGGCTGCCAGAGCACACCGTGTACCTGGACAACCGGCAGATGCAGGGGCGGCCGGGCTTTTTTGTGCTCACGCCCCTGCGGCTGGAGGAGGGCGGCGCGGTGGTGCTGGTCCAGCGTGGCTGGGTTCCGCGCAACTTCCAGGACCGCCAGCAGCTGCCCCCGGTTCAGACGGAGGCTGGCGTGGTGCAGCTGGAGGGGCGCATCGCGCCGCCGCCGTCGCGCTTGTATGAGTTTGACCGTTCCGCTGGTTCGCTGGGGTCTTCCCGCATCCGGCAAAATCTGGACCTTGCTGCGTTTCGTGCCGAGACGGGGCTGGCATTGATGAACCTGTCGGTGCTGCAAACGGGGCCTGCCAGCGGCGGCCTGCAACGGGACTGGCCCGTGATCGGCGCTGGCGTCGACAAACACTACGGTTACGCATTTCAATGGTTCGGGCTCAGCAGCCTGATTGCACTTCTTTATGTCTGGTTCCAACTCGTCCGACGCTTCTTTCGCCCGCGCCCCCGGCCACTCGCCTGA
- a CDS encoding twin transmembrane helix small protein yields the protein MKYLVAVAFLAILASLASALFFMMRNGRNDKAKGSHMAKALAFRVGISIVLFICILVAWQLGYIQPTGLPATR from the coding sequence ATGAAATATCTTGTCGCTGTGGCGTTTCTTGCCATTCTCGCCAGCCTGGCCTCCGCCCTCTTTTTCATGATGCGTAACGGACGCAACGACAAGGCCAAGGGCAGCCACATGGCCAAGGCACTGGCATTTCGGGTGGGAATCTCGATCGTTCTGTTCATTTGCATCCTGGTCGCATGGCAACTGGGATATATCCAGCCCACGGGCTTGCCCGCCACGCGATGA